One window of Anaerolineales bacterium genomic DNA carries:
- a CDS encoding S8 family peptidase, translating to MRKTRSFFNGVIILFLLLAALGGPINRAKAGDDPPKADPRLLQMAEENPEARFMVIVQKEAENKDLKDMEVEDEVLKNGGNIIKSLDMIAGFSAEMKGGELLKLAGHEGVHWISIDSQVFLAGGFDSNTFRDEFNSIGYNGTTGTNTWMLTWKEVGESDGATKGKVTVVTSNECAAGNCLRIGGGKTSISGRGIYRPAPLALVTSATLTFDTRVKAISSTNGTVSVQVSPDNGNSWITLDIFSMKASDSGQVARTYDISPYATAFTRVRFVGEGTVNGYLHVDNVQIEYSRLANAYIRSVLANNVWTNNSAPGEGITVAVVDSGLVNHLDLTTNSASRIVASVDFTRDANFVYSRESMTAEAVVSHPSSGLESQTSSETGLESQAMVTLSTGEEIAIQDIGYDDYGHGTHVAGIIGGAGQSSEGARIGNAPAVNLVNVKVTGADGSGYLSDLIYGLQWIYENRAAYNIRVVNISMNSATPESYHSSPVDAAVEILWFNGIVVVVSAGNNGTGSGPVELLPPANDPFVITVGATDDMGTPWLFDDAIANFSAYGTTEDGYAKPDLVAPGRNIISLLASTNSTVYVEHPDHRVDDNYFRMSGTSMSAPMVTAAVVLMLQRNPNLNPDQVKYRLMATSNSSWAGYDHEKAGSGYLNTFAAVMGDTIETANTGIPPSQMLTTGSDPITWGSAGWNSAGWNSAGWNSVNWDSIAWSSAGWNSAGWNTDYWDP from the coding sequence ATGCGTAAAACCAGATCATTTTTCAATGGGGTCATCATCCTTTTTTTGCTCCTCGCCGCTTTGGGAGGCCCCATCAACCGGGCGAAAGCGGGTGATGATCCGCCCAAAGCCGATCCGCGCCTGCTTCAGATGGCGGAGGAGAACCCGGAAGCCAGATTCATGGTCATCGTCCAGAAAGAGGCGGAGAACAAGGACCTGAAGGACATGGAGGTCGAGGATGAGGTCCTAAAAAATGGGGGAAATATCATCAAATCATTGGATATGATTGCCGGATTTTCGGCTGAAATGAAGGGCGGGGAACTGCTCAAACTTGCCGGGCATGAAGGTGTCCACTGGATATCCATCGACTCGCAGGTATTTTTGGCAGGCGGATTCGACTCGAACACATTCCGGGACGAATTCAACAGCATCGGCTATAACGGAACAACTGGAACCAATACGTGGATGCTGACCTGGAAAGAGGTGGGTGAAAGCGATGGCGCAACAAAGGGCAAGGTGACGGTGGTCACAAGCAATGAATGTGCGGCAGGGAATTGCCTGCGGATTGGCGGAGGCAAAACCAGCATTTCTGGCCGCGGCATATACCGTCCTGCCCCGCTGGCGCTGGTCACCTCAGCCACCCTTACTTTTGACACCCGTGTAAAAGCAATCTCATCCACCAACGGCACGGTGAGCGTGCAGGTTTCCCCGGATAACGGCAATTCCTGGATCACGCTCGACATCTTCAGCATGAAAGCCTCGGACAGCGGGCAGGTTGCCAGAACCTACGATATCAGCCCCTATGCCACCGCGTTTACGCGCGTGCGTTTCGTTGGAGAAGGCACGGTCAATGGCTACCTGCACGTCGACAATGTTCAAATCGAATATTCACGGCTGGCAAACGCCTACATCCGCAGTGTTCTGGCCAACAATGTCTGGACGAACAATTCCGCCCCCGGGGAGGGAATTACCGTGGCCGTAGTGGATAGCGGTTTGGTGAACCACCTTGATTTGACCACAAATTCTGCCTCGCGTATCGTCGCCTCCGTCGACTTCACCAGAGATGCGAATTTTGTCTATAGCAGGGAGAGCATGACCGCTGAGGCTGTGGTGTCTCATCCATCATCAGGCTTGGAGAGCCAGACATCATCGGAAACCGGATTGGAAAGCCAGGCAATGGTTACCTTGTCAACAGGCGAAGAGATCGCCATTCAAGATATTGGTTACGACGATTACGGGCATGGTACGCATGTAGCAGGCATCATCGGAGGGGCGGGACAGTCATCTGAAGGCGCTCGGATCGGGAATGCGCCAGCGGTCAACCTGGTCAATGTAAAGGTTACAGGCGCGGATGGCAGCGGTTATCTTTCGGATTTGATCTATGGCTTGCAATGGATCTATGAAAATCGCGCCGCTTACAACATCAGGGTTGTCAATATCTCCATGAACAGCGCAACGCCCGAATCCTACCATAGCAGCCCGGTCGACGCTGCGGTGGAGATCCTATGGTTCAACGGCATTGTGGTGGTGGTTTCGGCGGGCAATAACGGCACCGGCAGCGGACCGGTGGAGCTACTGCCACCGGCGAACGATCCCTTCGTGATCACGGTAGGCGCGACCGATGATATGGGTACCCCCTGGCTGTTCGACGATGCCATCGCAAACTTCTCCGCTTATGGAACCACTGAAGATGGTTATGCAAAACCTGACCTGGTGGCTCCGGGGCGAAATATCATCAGTTTGCTTGCAAGCACAAACAGCACAGTGTACGTCGAACATCCGGATCACCGGGTGGATGATAACTATTTCAGGATGTCGGGCACCTCGATGTCGGCTCCGATGGTCACTGCGGCGGTCGTCCTGATGCTGCAAAGAAATCCCAACCTCAACCCGGATCAGGTCAAATATCGCTTGATGGCAACCTCCAACTCGAGTTGGGCTGGCTACGATCACGAAAAAGCCGGTTCAGGATACCTTAATACCTTTGCTGCAGTAATGGGAGATACCATCGAGACCGCCAATACAGGTATTCCTCCCAGCCAGATGCTCACAACTGGAAGCGATCCGATAACCTGGGGCAGCGCCGGCTGGAACTCAGCCGGCTGGAATTCGGCTGGCTGGAATTCAGTTAACTGGGATAGTATCGCCTGGAGCTCGGCAGGCTGGAACTCCGCTGGCTGGAACACTGATTACTGGGACCCCTAG
- a CDS encoding diguanylate cyclase — protein sequence MKELSLTTKTYLAAVYILGAASFLHNIRSGFNADLPILIILCMAASILHIAKVVGTTVRSHYTFSFLIYGFTFVHLGLGATLIVILVSNLAEWAWNKPPWFIQTFNISNYSISIWGASIAFQFMNPSGTTASSFGILSLIASMTVFTFLNHLLLAIILWLARGENLKVSRMMDFFPFVMDLTVLLVGCMLELVWEISPFGLLLFLFPLYLIYTSLRIPALERQSETDSKTGLFNHAHFKKQMSSEMARANRFDRPLSVILGDLDLLRNINNTYGHLAGDDVLIGISKILNQSVRDYDVVARFGGEEFAILLPETELSQAFARSEYLRKTIEKQEFVIGTSPTPIRVSMSFGVAQRENFNQTAEEILHNADLALYHSKLSGRNKSYAYKNEEYLEISSSSTDQAPNNLTPAAVIPGDGGNFTDPMVRHPVDDSDPKYNTNDVSNNIEPIEEKKDGSRKSGRKSGTSDIAARLFAFTTFLASLLAFTATLRSLQFEDIYPDHWGGLVILCLLIVISELLSIDLYSKRSSVSTSAVPILLSVLLYGPVGVVLSSLVVALSLFIKYRSPFNRFLFNIGTHILAGTVTLLIVYVFGNDFLGISILSQIAICLLAATSLFLITSWMVALGMSLDLKHSILEVWRDKFEWLVPYYVGIGFIAYSMVFGFQYKNIVGLLLMTIPMFLLRVSQKQYVDRTRQVVEELREKNQVLVKKSDEITELNEGLLMTLAEIIDLRDPFVLGHSYRVTNYATRIGTAMGLNSNQIEAIRKGSLLHDIGKLGIPMEILLKPGKLTPEEFNEIKRHPEIGTKILENSPALRQLMPIVRHHHEKYNGQGYPDGLSGSQIPLEVRIVSLADTIEAMSSDRPYRKARSLEYIFDELRACSGTQFDPIVVEHALQLLKSGEFLLSANQLTESRMTVFGSRHLIRKMNTT from the coding sequence ATGAAAGAACTTTCCCTGACGACCAAAACATACCTTGCAGCGGTTTATATTCTGGGCGCGGCATCGTTCCTGCATAACATCCGCTCCGGATTCAATGCAGACCTGCCGATTCTGATCATCCTTTGTATGGCGGCATCGATTTTGCACATTGCCAAGGTGGTTGGGACGACCGTTCGCTCGCATTATACTTTCAGTTTTTTGATCTACGGCTTCACCTTTGTTCATCTCGGTCTCGGCGCAACGTTGATCGTCATCCTGGTCTCGAACCTCGCAGAATGGGCCTGGAACAAACCGCCCTGGTTTATCCAGACATTTAATATATCCAATTATTCCATTTCGATATGGGGGGCGTCGATCGCATTCCAATTCATGAATCCCTCCGGCACGACGGCGTCATCATTCGGGATTCTATCCCTTATCGCGAGCATGACGGTATTCACCTTCCTGAACCATCTGCTTCTGGCGATCATCCTATGGCTGGCGCGCGGGGAGAATCTGAAGGTCTCGCGAATGATGGATTTCTTTCCCTTCGTAATGGACCTGACGGTTCTATTGGTCGGCTGCATGCTGGAACTGGTATGGGAGATCAGCCCGTTCGGACTCCTCCTTTTCCTTTTCCCGTTGTACTTGATCTACACGTCGTTGCGCATCCCGGCCCTCGAACGGCAGAGTGAGACCGACAGCAAGACCGGGCTGTTCAATCATGCCCATTTTAAAAAGCAAATGTCCAGCGAAATGGCGCGCGCCAATCGCTTTGATCGTCCCCTGTCTGTGATCCTGGGTGATCTGGATCTGCTTCGCAACATCAACAATACGTACGGCCACCTTGCCGGGGACGACGTCCTGATCGGCATCAGCAAGATCCTCAACCAATCCGTCCGGGATTATGACGTAGTCGCCCGGTTTGGAGGCGAGGAGTTTGCAATTCTTTTGCCCGAGACGGAACTCTCCCAGGCGTTCGCAAGGTCGGAATACCTGCGCAAGACGATCGAAAAACAAGAGTTTGTGATTGGCACGAGTCCCACTCCGATTCGGGTGTCCATGAGTTTCGGCGTTGCCCAACGCGAAAATTTCAACCAAACAGCCGAGGAAATCCTGCACAATGCGGATCTGGCGCTTTATCATTCAAAATTGAGCGGACGAAACAAATCATACGCATATAAAAACGAGGAATACCTCGAAATTTCTTCGTCTTCGACTGACCAGGCTCCAAATAACCTGACACCCGCCGCAGTTATACCCGGGGACGGCGGCAACTTTACCGATCCCATGGTTCGTCATCCAGTTGACGACTCCGATCCCAAATATAATACGAACGATGTTTCCAATAACATCGAGCCGATCGAGGAGAAAAAGGACGGATCACGCAAAAGCGGAAGAAAATCGGGAACCTCGGATATTGCGGCCCGGCTGTTCGCCTTCACAACATTCCTTGCGTCTTTGCTTGCCTTCACGGCAACGCTCCGATCTTTGCAATTCGAAGATATATACCCGGATCATTGGGGGGGACTCGTCATCCTTTGCCTTCTGATCGTAATATCTGAATTACTTTCGATCGATCTATATTCAAAACGATCCTCGGTTTCGACATCTGCCGTCCCGATCTTGTTGTCTGTTTTGCTATACGGTCCTGTCGGCGTGGTGTTATCGAGCCTGGTGGTGGCACTGTCCCTTTTCATAAAATACCGAAGTCCATTTAATCGATTCTTGTTCAATATTGGAACCCACATCCTGGCAGGCACCGTAACCCTATTGATTGTTTATGTCTTTGGAAATGACTTCCTTGGAATTTCGATCCTTTCCCAGATCGCCATTTGTCTGCTTGCGGCAACCTCCCTGTTCCTGATAACCTCCTGGATGGTGGCGCTCGGCATGAGTCTGGATCTCAAGCATTCAATCCTGGAAGTTTGGCGGGACAAATTTGAGTGGCTGGTGCCTTATTATGTGGGCATCGGGTTCATCGCCTACTCGATGGTCTTCGGTTTTCAATACAAAAACATCGTCGGGCTGCTTCTGATGACCATCCCAATGTTCCTTCTTCGGGTCAGCCAAAAACAATATGTAGACCGCACCCGGCAGGTAGTTGAGGAGCTTCGCGAAAAAAACCAGGTCCTGGTAAAAAAATCCGATGAGATCACGGAACTCAACGAAGGGTTGTTGATGACCCTGGCGGAAATCATCGACCTTCGCGATCCCTTCGTACTCGGCCATTCTTACAGGGTGACCAACTATGCAACTCGAATCGGGACGGCAATGGGTCTGAATTCGAACCAGATCGAAGCGATCCGGAAGGGCAGTCTGCTGCACGATATTGGAAAACTCGGAATACCCATGGAGATCCTCCTCAAACCTGGAAAATTAACTCCCGAGGAATTCAATGAGATTAAACGTCATCCCGAAATCGGGACAAAGATCCTTGAAAATTCCCCCGCCCTGCGGCAGTTGATGCCAATCGTCCGTCACCACCATGAAAAATACAACGGTCAGGGATATCCGGACGGGCTTTCAGGATCTCAAATTCCACTGGAGGTTAGGATCGTCTCCCTGGCGGATACCATCGAAGCCATGTCGTCCGACCGCCCCTACCGAAAAGCCCGTTCCCTTGAATATATCTTCGACGAATTGAGGGCCTGTTCGGGAACTCAATTCGATCCGATCGTGGTTGAACATGCGCTTCAATTATTGAAATCCGGGGAGTTTCTACTATCCGCCAACCAGTTGACCGAGTCCAGGATGACCGTCTTCGGGTCAAGACACCTGATTCGAAAAATGAATACGACTTGA
- a CDS encoding GntR family transcriptional regulator — protein sequence MKAIIKEFAHKPLKEEIYDALHRQIIAGKYGTGEWLRQEEIASQMGVSMTPVREALDLLVAKGIAERVPYRGVRVRDMSEKDVVDAYGMRLFLEAMIARETALNITPEQIESLESIMAEMDRHVELSEMPQERQMSREFHAAIAEASGNNLLIQLYAIVSNAFPDWLLYEALYRKPELVSSSVAQTHDEHSAILEAFKKHDPDLAVKVSLEHVMESGRWLENYRNIPAKLLQEKERQVSHLIKKSK from the coding sequence ATGAAAGCCATCATTAAAGAGTTCGCCCACAAGCCTCTGAAGGAGGAAATTTACGATGCGCTGCACCGCCAGATCATCGCCGGGAAATACGGCACGGGCGAGTGGCTGAGGCAGGAAGAGATCGCCAGCCAGATGGGCGTGAGCATGACCCCCGTGCGCGAAGCTTTGGACCTGCTGGTGGCAAAAGGCATCGCGGAGCGCGTACCATACCGCGGCGTGCGCGTGCGCGATATGTCTGAGAAGGATGTGGTCGATGCATACGGCATGCGCCTCTTTCTCGAGGCGATGATCGCGCGTGAAACCGCATTGAATATCACGCCCGAGCAGATCGAAAGCCTGGAGTCGATCATGGCAGAAATGGACCGCCATGTTGAGCTGAGCGAGATGCCGCAGGAACGCCAGATGAGCCGCGAGTTCCATGCCGCCATTGCAGAGGCGTCGGGCAATAATCTGTTGATCCAACTGTATGCGATCGTTTCGAACGCATTCCCCGATTGGCTTTTATACGAGGCGCTCTACCGCAAACCGGAACTTGTTTCCAGCAGCGTGGCGCAAACCCACGATGAACATTCCGCCATCCTGGAAGCGTTCAAAAAACACGACCCGGACCTGGCGGTGAAAGTCTCGCTGGAACACGTGATGGAATCGGGCCGGTGGCTTGAAAATTATCGCAACATTCCCGCAAAGCTTTTACAGGAAAAGGAAAGACAAGTCTCGCACTTGATAAAAAAATCCAAGTAA
- a CDS encoding corrinoid protein — MSEELEKLYKDMAQSIIDGDSDISVELAQKSIEMGVPPLDAITKGFVVGVNYIGDQFGAGEAFLPELVMAGEAMKAAVAVLEPELLKLGEAREIMGRVILATVEGDIHEIGKTLVGTMLSASGFEVTDMGVDQPAEKIIGRALEIDANLIGLSALLTTTMVRQRELIEELDKENLRPRIKVMVGGAPITRDWATKIKADGTSEDAVGAVALAKQLVGKA; from the coding sequence ATGTCGGAAGAGCTCGAGAAATTATATAAGGACATGGCGCAAAGCATCATCGACGGGGATTCGGATATTTCTGTGGAACTCGCCCAGAAATCCATCGAAATGGGTGTCCCACCGCTGGATGCCATTACCAAGGGATTTGTGGTGGGAGTCAATTACATCGGCGACCAGTTTGGCGCGGGGGAAGCCTTTTTGCCCGAATTGGTAATGGCAGGCGAAGCGATGAAAGCCGCCGTGGCGGTGCTTGAACCGGAACTCTTGAAACTTGGCGAAGCTCGCGAAATCATGGGTCGCGTCATTTTGGCAACCGTCGAAGGCGACATTCATGAGATCGGCAAGACTCTGGTCGGTACGATGCTCAGCGCCTCCGGATTCGAAGTCACGGACATGGGCGTGGACCAGCCCGCCGAGAAGATCATCGGCAGGGCGCTGGAGATCGATGCAAACCTGATCGGCTTGAGCGCGTTGCTGACCACCACGATGGTGCGCCAGCGCGAGTTGATCGAAGAACTGGACAAGGAAAACCTGCGTCCGCGCATCAAGGTAATGGTCGGCGGCGCGCCGATCACCCGCGACTGGGCGACAAAGATCAAAGCCGACGGCACTTCGGAAGATGCCGTGGGTGCAGTGGCACTGGCGAAGCAATTGGTTGGGAAGGCATAA